One genomic window of Punica granatum isolate Tunisia-2019 chromosome 1, ASM765513v2, whole genome shotgun sequence includes the following:
- the LOC116214249 gene encoding probable RNA-binding protein ARP1 isoform X1 has product MMASYTPHNYRSQFGDTTLTKVFVGGLAWETPTVEMRRYFEQFGDILEAVIITDKATGKSKGYGFVTFRDPESARRACIERNPVIDGRKANCNIASQGRPRRSPPRGRSQGGSSPYQGGAGGSPAAPPYGGGPPQSLATTAPHPPAIMYPPYGYQTYAPDYGYPQQALYNPLQQPQYYHQQMYGPSPPSPSSPYYYGAYSLQGHSPRGTYPMHPAHRMPGPPYLYYPTPPAMEGAFSSYPTPLSPQPPLLRHPFSPSDSQRTPQPATSSETETGIATSEGPNNT; this is encoded by the exons ATGATGGCAAGTTATACGCCGCATAATTACCGGTCACAGTTCGGGGACACGACCCTCACAAAAGTGTTTGTTGGGGGGCTCGCGTGGGAGACGCCTACCGTGGAGATGCGCAGGTACTTTGAGCAGTTTGGGGACATCCTCGAGGCCGTTATCATCACCGACAAGGCCACCGGAAAATCCAAAGGCTATGGCTTC GTGACTTTCCGCGACCCAGAGTCCGCTAGGAGGGCTTGCATCGAGCGAAACCCGGTTATTGATGGCCGGAAAGCAAACTGTAACATTGCTTCGCAAGGCCGCCCTCGGCGTTCGCCTCCACGAG GACGGAGCCAAGGTGGAAGTAGTCCATATCAAGGAGGAGCGGGAGGCTCTCCAGCAGCGCCACCGTATGGCGGAGGGCCGCCACAGTCACTGGCTACGACAGCGCCGCATCCTCCAGCGATCATGTACCCGCCTTACGG GTACCAGACCTACGCTCCCGACTACGGGTACCCCCAA CAGGCACTTTACAACCCGCTTCAACAGCCACAATACTACCACCAGCAAATGTACGGACCGTCGCCGCCGTCGCCGTCATCACCATACTACTACGGAGCATATTCACTGCAAGGGCACAGCCCCAGGGGAACATATCCCATGCACCCGGCCCACCGTATGCCTGGTCCTCCTTACCTCTACTATCCTACGCCGCCTGCAATGGAGGGCGCATTCTCCTCTTATCCTACGCCCCTTTCCCCTCAACCCCCACTCCTCAGGCATCCCTTCTCTCCCTCAg ATTCACAGAGGACTCCACAGCCAGCAACTTCCTCGGAGACAGAGACTGGAATTGCCACTTCTGAAGGCCCAAACAATACCTAA
- the LOC116208501 gene encoding uncharacterized protein LOC116208501: MAKLSCFSLLTGRKKKGNEEKAKTTAGAPKALLVRLDHPVKPFETDELKHTSFKVPVPLGINQDAEFNVKVTVHESPISGAEAPEIAYEGEDEQEEMDKDHSSIRRDYSDFDLQAREREAALDSEEFDLSGMGDADVAFVRDSIDLKIQSGHVSDPGVRKTEFWASPTLKRSCSNLEISEALKRAAGKLSPPSKSQSFEELQALAHNMTENANYCEGSPVSVNSHFSADKVMLKKHSSSQVLPSRSRRLWWKLFLWSHRNSHKKFVKPRPVPVPIPALAALNQRGGGYSSDTLEPSRAMKFKVTELPPSFDGHSPSLEIIAAAGLWPQNQWVAFTGESSSSPLARVDEWVKDLSIEPTIPDDDYNGENGDEDNIIFPPSPETARGSAHHLVRHPETNLGEEILHANSLIQSLNSSSSVAHISGVGLKVLPTLSRFSSLKSVNLSSNSIVRITSGSLPKGLHVLNLSRNKIGAIEGLRELTRLRILDLSYNRIARIGHGLSNCTLIKELYLGGNKISEIEGLHRMLKLTVLDLSFNKITTNKSLGQLVANYNSLLALNLLGNPIQSNISDEQLRKAVCGLLPRLVYLNKQPLKQQRARELVTDSVAKAALGTRGGRALARRKLSVKRAGPGGSGHGSIPSTSGVHKRSETSRQKKGKGKANSHSRSHSHPRLP, from the exons ATGGCGAAGTTGAGCTGCTTTTCCTTGCTAActggaaggaagaagaag GGGAATGAGGAAAAAGCAAAGACTACTGCAGGCGCCCCGAAGGCCCTCCTGGTGAGGCTGGACCATCCTGTCAAACCATTCGAGACTGACGAGTTGAAGCACACGTCGTTTAAGGTTCCGGTACCTTTAGGCATTAACCAAGATGCCGAATTCAATGTGAAGGTCACGGTCCATGAGAGCCCTATTTCTGGGGCTGAAGCGCCAGAGATAGCTTACGAGGGAGAAGATGAACAAGAGGAGATGGACAAGGATCACTCCTCCATCAGGAGGGACTACTCGGACTTTGATCTCCAAGCCCGAGAAAGAGAGGCTGCCTTAGACTCTGAGGAGTTTGATTTGAGTGGCATGGGTGATGCGGATGTAGCCTTTGTGCGGGACAGTATAGATTTGAAGATCCAAAGCGGCCATGTTAGTGATCCTGGGGTCAGGAAAACCGAGTTCTGGGCCTCACCGACGCTGAAGCGGTCATGCTCGAATCTGGAAATCAGTGAGGCTCTTAAGAGGGCGGCCGGTAAACTGTCTCCTCCATcgaagtcccagtcatttgaGGAGCTTCAAGCGTTAGCCCACAACATGACGGAGAATGCGAATTACTGCGAGGGCAGCCCTGTTTCGGTAAATTCCCACTTTAGTGCTGACAAGGTGATGTTAAAGAAGCATTCCTCGAGCCAAGTACTTCCCTCGAGGAGTCGAAGACTGTGGTGGAAGCTCTTCCTGTGGAGCCACCGGAACTCCCACAAGAAGTTCGTTAAACCACGGCCTGTTCCAGTTCCAATTCCCGCTTTGGCTGCTCTGAACCAACGAGGAGGAGGATACTCTTCGGACACTCTCGAACCAAGCCGTGCGATGAAGTTCAAAGTGACAGAGTTGCCCCCGTCATTCGATGGTCATTCCCCAAGCCTGGAAATCATAGCTGCTGCTGGTTTGTGGCCTCAGAACCAGTGGGTTGCTTTCACAGGGGAATCTTCGTCTTCCCCCCTCGCGAGAGTGGATGAATGGGTGAAGGATCTCAGTATTGAGCCAACAATTCCGGATGATGATTATAATGGCGAGAACGGTGATGAGGACAATATCATCTTTCCGCCTTCTCCTGAGACTGCTCGGGGATCTGCCCACCACTTGGTTCGACATCCTGAGACGAACCTCGGAGAGGAGATTCTCCATGCTAATAGCCTCATTCAGTCGCTCAACTCTTCTTCATCGGTTGCTCATATCTCAGGAGTCGGGTTGAAAGTTTTACCCACCCTCTCGCGCTTCTCAAGCCTTAAATCGGTGAACTTGTCTAGCAATTCCATTG TTCGCATTACATCAGGCTCACTTCCAAAGGGTCTTCACGTGCTCAACCTGTCGAGGAACAAGATTGGCGCCATCGAAGGGCTGAGAGAGCTTACGAGGTTGCGAATTCTTGACCTGAGCTATAACCGTATTGCCCGTATTGGGCATG GGCTCTCAAACTGCACTCTGATCAAGGAGCTCTACCTCGGCGGGAACAAGATCAGTGAAATCGAGGGCCTCCATAGGATGCTGAAGCTCACGGTCCTCGACCTTAGCTTCAACAAGATCACCACTAACAAATCCCTTGGCCAGCTCGTAGCCAACTACAACTCTCTGTTGGCCCTCAACCTCCTTGGGAACCCAATCCAAAGCAACATCAGTGACGAGCAGCTCCGGAAGGCCGTCTGTGGCCTCCTCCCAAGGCTCGTCTACCTCAACAAGCAGCCGCTGAAGCAGCAGAGGGCCCGAGAGCTTGTTACGGACAGCGTTGCTAAGGCTGCCCTTGGGACACGAGGCGGGCGGGCTTTGGCCCGGAGGAAGCTGTCTGTAAAGCGGGCAGGCCCTGGTGGATCCGGGCACGGTTCCATCCCATCGACCTCGGGTGTGCACAAGAGAAGTGAGACCAGCAGGCAGAAGAAAGGGAAGGGCAAGGCTAATAGCCATAGCCGGTCGCATTCCCATCCCAGATTGCCATGA
- the LOC116214249 gene encoding RNA-binding protein 38 isoform X2: MMASYTPHNYRSQFGDTTLTKVFVGGLAWETPTVEMRRYFEQFGDILEAVIITDKATGKSKGYGFVTFRDPESARRACIERNPVIDGRKANCNIASQGRPRRSPPRGRSQGGSSPYQGGAGGSPAAPPYGGGPPQSLATTAPHPPAIMYPPYGYQTYAPDYGYPQALYNPLQQPQYYHQQMYGPSPPSPSSPYYYGAYSLQGHSPRGTYPMHPAHRMPGPPYLYYPTPPAMEGAFSSYPTPLSPQPPLLRHPFSPSDSQRTPQPATSSETETGIATSEGPNNT; encoded by the exons ATGATGGCAAGTTATACGCCGCATAATTACCGGTCACAGTTCGGGGACACGACCCTCACAAAAGTGTTTGTTGGGGGGCTCGCGTGGGAGACGCCTACCGTGGAGATGCGCAGGTACTTTGAGCAGTTTGGGGACATCCTCGAGGCCGTTATCATCACCGACAAGGCCACCGGAAAATCCAAAGGCTATGGCTTC GTGACTTTCCGCGACCCAGAGTCCGCTAGGAGGGCTTGCATCGAGCGAAACCCGGTTATTGATGGCCGGAAAGCAAACTGTAACATTGCTTCGCAAGGCCGCCCTCGGCGTTCGCCTCCACGAG GACGGAGCCAAGGTGGAAGTAGTCCATATCAAGGAGGAGCGGGAGGCTCTCCAGCAGCGCCACCGTATGGCGGAGGGCCGCCACAGTCACTGGCTACGACAGCGCCGCATCCTCCAGCGATCATGTACCCGCCTTACGG GTACCAGACCTACGCTCCCGACTACGGGTACCCCCAA GCACTTTACAACCCGCTTCAACAGCCACAATACTACCACCAGCAAATGTACGGACCGTCGCCGCCGTCGCCGTCATCACCATACTACTACGGAGCATATTCACTGCAAGGGCACAGCCCCAGGGGAACATATCCCATGCACCCGGCCCACCGTATGCCTGGTCCTCCTTACCTCTACTATCCTACGCCGCCTGCAATGGAGGGCGCATTCTCCTCTTATCCTACGCCCCTTTCCCCTCAACCCCCACTCCTCAGGCATCCCTTCTCTCCCTCAg ATTCACAGAGGACTCCACAGCCAGCAACTTCCTCGGAGACAGAGACTGGAATTGCCACTTCTGAAGGCCCAAACAATACCTAA